In one window of Gemmatimonadota bacterium DNA:
- the sdaAA gene encoding L-serine ammonia-lyase, iron-sulfur-dependent, subunit alpha has protein sequence MFESLGDLVRRAEQDGISLGELGLRLEAEAGLRTREEIESALTRALAVMRHAIERGLPGDLRSVSGLVGGDAALLTRPVGPLAGTVFTDVLASALAVQEVNAAMGVIVAAPTAGGAGVLPGVLLGLAKHRPVTDAALVRALATAGLVGAVVAHRASLSGAEGGCQAETGAAAAMAAAAGVELLGGSPTVAAHAAALTLQGTLGLVCDPLGGLVEVPCVYRNATGGAIALAGIEMALAGVRFPIPVDEVIDTMGEIGRSMDVRYRETAGGGLAATPTGRRLARERLVQLKRSPEP, from the coding sequence ATGTTCGAGTCGCTGGGGGACCTGGTCCGGCGGGCCGAGCAGGATGGCATCTCGCTCGGCGAGCTGGGGCTGCGGCTCGAGGCCGAGGCGGGGCTGCGCACCCGGGAGGAGATCGAGAGCGCGCTCACCCGGGCTCTGGCGGTCATGCGGCACGCCATCGAACGGGGCCTCCCCGGCGACCTCCGCAGCGTGAGCGGGCTGGTGGGTGGCGACGCCGCCCTGCTCACCCGCCCGGTGGGACCGCTCGCCGGCACCGTCTTCACCGACGTGCTCGCCTCCGCCCTCGCGGTGCAGGAGGTGAACGCGGCGATGGGGGTGATCGTCGCCGCCCCCACGGCCGGCGGGGCGGGGGTCCTGCCGGGCGTCCTGCTGGGTCTGGCCAAGCACCGCCCGGTGACCGACGCCGCCCTGGTGCGCGCCCTGGCCACCGCGGGACTGGTCGGCGCCGTCGTGGCGCACCGGGCCTCCCTCTCCGGGGCCGAGGGAGGATGCCAGGCGGAGACCGGCGCCGCGGCGGCCATGGCGGCGGCGGCCGGCGTGGAGCTGCTGGGTGGTTCGCCCACGGTGGCGGCGCACGCCGCCGCGCTCACCCTGCAGGGCACGCTCGGCCTGGTCTGCGATCCGCTCGGCGGGCTGGTGGAGGTGCCCTGCGTATACCGGAATGCCACGGGGGGAGCCATCGCCCTGGCGGGGATCGAGATGGCCCTGGCCGGGGTGCGGTTCCCGATCCCGGTCGATGAAGTCATCGACACCATGGGCGAGATTGGCCGGTCGATGGATGTCCGCTACCGGGAGACCGCCGGGGGTGGACTCGCCGCCACCCCCACGGGCCGACGCCTGGCCCGGGAGCGCCTGGTCCAGCTCAAGCGGTCGCCCGAGCCCTAG
- the sdaAB gene encoding L-serine ammonia-lyase, iron-sulfur-dependent, subunit beta — translation MISLLDIIGPVMVGPSSSHTAGACRIGLFARGLIGGQPDSAEVELHGSFARTGTGHGTDRAIAGGLLGFFPDDERLRESIDLAAAAGLQVSFRNTKLHGEPHPNTTRITLRRDQHQAVVTGSSLGAGRIQITEIDGFPVEVNGTLPTIVFVAQDVPGIVAAVTSALARQGENIATIKVSRRQKGGEAIHIYELDHPPHPETLGVIRALPAVSQLRALARIA, via the coding sequence ATGATCTCCCTGCTCGATATCATCGGCCCGGTCATGGTGGGGCCCTCGTCATCCCATACCGCCGGTGCCTGCCGGATCGGCCTCTTCGCCCGTGGCCTCATCGGAGGCCAGCCCGACAGCGCCGAGGTGGAGCTGCACGGCTCCTTTGCCCGCACCGGCACCGGTCACGGCACCGATCGCGCCATCGCCGGGGGCCTCCTCGGCTTCTTCCCCGACGACGAGCGCCTGCGGGAGAGCATCGACCTCGCGGCGGCGGCCGGCTTGCAGGTCAGCTTCCGCAACACCAAGCTGCACGGGGAACCCCACCCCAACACCACCCGCATCACGCTCCGGCGCGACCAGCACCAGGCGGTGGTCACCGGCTCCTCCCTTGGTGCCGGGCGGATCCAGATCACGGAGATCGACGGCTTCCCCGTCGAGGTGAACGGCACCCTGCCGACCATCGTATTCGTGGCGCAGGACGTCCCCGGGATCGTCGCCGCGGTCACCAGTGCCCTCGCGCGCCAGGGCGAGAACATCGCGACCATCAAGGTGTCCCGGCGCCAGAAGGGCGGGGAGGCGATCCATATCTACGAGCTGGACCACCCGCCGCACCCCGAGACGCTGGGCGTCATCCGCGCGCTCCCGGCGGTGAGCCAGCTCCGCGCCCTCGCGAGGATCGCCTGA
- a CDS encoding protein kinase, translating into MTDPVRAALEPLLAGSYQIERELGRGGMGVVYLARELRLERPVAIKVLPPHLTGDATVRERFLREARTAAQLSHPHIVPIYRAEEANGCAYFVMAFIEGENLAERVRDRGPLPAVEVVRLLREAAWALAYAHLRGVVHRDIKAPNIMVERGSGRAVVTDFGIARDTHAAGLTQAGELVGTVHYMSPEQANGEPLDGRSDLYSLGVVGYYALSGRLPFEGDNPAAVLLAVASRTAPSLASVAPGVPRPLVEVIDRCLRKNPAERFATGEELAETLGRAIEKVGPASAGTTPDRIIPIERAEAIWLRAAQLQADAATRLEQRSRQGTGLTGITSALPTGGYRLRDVEAAAQEVGIAPEFVALALAEQPAPNAPAVAVTGTRQDRLTTRLLGTSERSLSVSRVIRGTPRSVLEAIGRVCPARPYLMSLRDTVGGHPLDGGVLVFSVPNMMKTMVAGSTESYTPFTYRMYQLELFQLNVTLRPLPAGGGCEVTIYGDLRSGLRKNLKADGWIAAALAATGGTVGTAAGATGMALGMLAFLPGVAAAAAMGGGSLLWYRWLYRYALRKATEELEGLLGSVEGVLRSQSVFGVMPPMDQGPVYRPPSDDGGMGGVIAAIG; encoded by the coding sequence ATGACCGATCCCGTCCGCGCCGCGCTGGAACCCCTGCTCGCCGGCAGCTACCAGATCGAGCGGGAGCTCGGTCGCGGCGGCATGGGCGTGGTGTACCTGGCCCGGGAGCTCCGGCTGGAGCGCCCGGTGGCCATCAAGGTGCTCCCCCCGCACCTGACCGGCGACGCCACGGTGCGGGAGCGCTTCCTGCGCGAGGCGCGGACCGCGGCCCAGCTCTCCCACCCGCACATCGTGCCGATCTACCGGGCGGAGGAGGCCAACGGCTGCGCCTACTTCGTCATGGCCTTCATCGAAGGCGAGAACCTCGCCGAGCGGGTCCGGGACCGGGGCCCGCTGCCGGCCGTGGAGGTGGTGCGGCTGCTGCGCGAGGCGGCCTGGGCACTGGCGTACGCCCACCTGCGCGGGGTGGTGCACCGCGACATCAAGGCCCCGAACATCATGGTGGAGCGCGGCAGCGGGCGCGCGGTGGTGACGGACTTCGGCATCGCCCGCGATACCCACGCCGCCGGGCTCACCCAGGCGGGCGAGCTCGTGGGCACCGTGCACTACATGAGCCCCGAGCAGGCCAACGGTGAGCCGCTGGACGGCCGGAGCGACCTCTATTCGCTTGGCGTGGTGGGATACTACGCCCTCTCCGGCCGGCTGCCCTTCGAGGGGGACAACCCGGCGGCGGTGCTGCTCGCGGTCGCCTCCCGGACCGCCCCGTCCCTCGCGTCGGTGGCGCCCGGGGTGCCCCGCCCGCTGGTCGAGGTCATCGATCGCTGCCTGCGCAAGAACCCCGCCGAGCGCTTTGCCACCGGCGAGGAACTCGCCGAGACGCTGGGACGGGCCATTGAGAAGGTGGGGCCGGCTTCCGCGGGGACCACGCCCGACCGGATCATCCCCATTGAACGCGCCGAAGCCATCTGGCTCCGCGCCGCGCAGCTGCAGGCCGATGCGGCCACCCGCCTGGAGCAGCGCTCCCGTCAGGGCACCGGCCTGACGGGCATCACCAGCGCGCTGCCCACCGGCGGCTACCGCCTGCGCGACGTCGAGGCGGCCGCGCAGGAGGTCGGGATCGCCCCGGAGTTCGTGGCCCTGGCGCTGGCGGAGCAGCCGGCACCCAATGCGCCCGCCGTGGCCGTGACCGGCACCCGGCAGGATCGGCTCACGACCCGGCTCCTGGGCACCAGCGAGCGCAGCCTCTCGGTGTCGCGGGTGATCCGCGGCACGCCCCGCTCGGTGCTCGAGGCCATCGGCCGCGTGTGCCCCGCGCGGCCCTACCTGATGAGCCTGCGGGACACGGTCGGGGGGCACCCGCTCGATGGCGGCGTGCTGGTGTTCAGCGTCCCGAACATGATGAAGACCATGGTCGCCGGGTCCACCGAGTCCTACACGCCCTTCACCTATCGGATGTACCAGCTGGAGCTCTTCCAGCTCAACGTCACCCTGCGCCCGCTGCCGGCCGGCGGTGGCTGCGAGGTCACCATCTACGGCGACCTCCGCTCCGGCCTGCGGAAGAACCTCAAGGCTGATGGCTGGATCGCCGCCGCGCTGGCCGCCACCGGCGGCACGGTCGGCACCGCTGCGGGGGCCACTGGCATGGCGCTGGGCATGCTGGCGTTCCTCCCGGGAGTGGCGGCCGCGGCCGCGATGGGCGGCGGCAGCCTGCTCTGGTACCGCTGGCTGTACCGCTATGCGCTCCGCAAGGCCACGGAGGAGCTGGAAGGGCTGCTCGGGTCCGTCGAGGGGGTCCTCCGATCCCAGAGCGTCTTCGGGGTCATGCCCCCGATGGATCAGGGCCCGGTATACCGGCCTCCCAGCGACGACGGCGGCATGGGCGGCGTCATCGCCGCCATCGGGTAG